The Pleuronectes platessa chromosome 10, fPlePla1.1, whole genome shotgun sequence genome contains a region encoding:
- the scn1ba gene encoding sodium channel, voltage-gated, type I, beta a, whose translation MSPARMSAGPELLLLPLVLLVLQASRCHGACVEVDSDTEAVANEGFKLGCISCKMRGEVQASASVNWYFKASDETEFSHLYSYVNQVAEIIDPRFYRRLGWNGSKLTSDLQDGSLFILNVTYNDTGTFRCVFNRTLKYSNYEYPTNTNKNITITVVPQFTRGLASILSEVMMYVTIIGLQFWLLVEMIYCYRKISVAGEEALRESAAEYLAIASESKDNCASVQVAE comes from the exons ATGTCTCCTGCCAGGATGTCTGCAGgaccagagctgctgctgctacctCTGGTCCTCCTGGTGCTCCAAG CATCTCGGTGCCATGGAGCCTGCGTGGAGGTGGACTCGGACACAGAGGCCGTGGCCAATGAGGGCTTCAAACTGGGCTGCATCTCCTGCAAGATGAGGGGCGAGGTGCAGGCCAGTGCCTCCGTCAACTGGTACTTCAAGGCTTCAGATGAGACCGAGTTCTCCCAT CTTTACAGCTACGTAAACCAAGTGGCCGAAATCATCGACCCGCGTTTCTACAGGCGTCTGGGCTGGAACGGCAGCAAGCTCACCAGCGACCTGCAGGACGgctccctcttcatcctcaacgTGACCTACAACGACACGGGGACCTTCCGCTGCGTATTCAACCGCACCCTCAAGTACTCCAACTACGAGTATCCAACCAACACCAACAAGAACATCACCATTACCGTGGTGCCGCAAT tCACCAGGGGACTGGCATCCATCTTGTCCGAGGTGATGATGTACGTCACCATCATCGGGCTGCAGTTCTGGCTGCTGGTTGAGATGATTTACTGCTACAGGAAGATCTCAGTGGCCGGAGAGGAAGCTCTGAGGGAGAGCGC GGCGGAGTATTTAGCCATAGCATCGGAAAGTAAAGATAACTGTGCAAGTGTACAAGTGGCAGAATAG
- the LOC128449605 gene encoding uncharacterized protein LOC128449605 isoform X2 — MIKIIFPEWHNSGILTKLGWRAWVFLNFMVSGSCCLVTVHQPPVITAALGHDVILPCQLSLSPDETLVTVPVLYWVLITQDAEGHRLWKPSEIYEGRVQLLDENPNSLNKSILLKKVQWADNRKYSCKLTITTQKAKSFRCKGNKTLLTVYDAMTFNLTAHNDSLLRCEINVTREPGFVLSIVNNGSKTQSVDSAPGVPVVARPYVTLSVTISLRGGGKYECQLHLNKDLITKSIFHLPLPGVVEYPEPWVLYAALLLVPVPFLLVLVPALLCRC, encoded by the exons ATGATAAAGATCATTTTTCCTGAGTGGCATAACAGCGGAATTTTGACTAAATTGGGATGGAGAGCGTGGGTGTTTCTCAACTTTATGGTCTCAG GCTCTTGCTGCCTGGTCACGGTTCACCAGCCCCCTGTGATCACCGCTGCTCTGGGTCATGATGTCATCCTGCCGTGCCAGCTCAGCCTCTCCCCCGATGAGACGTTGGTGACTGTACCGGTTCTGTACTGGGTGTTAATAACACAGGACGCTGAGGGGCACAGACTGTGGAAACCTTCTGAGATCTATGAGGGACGTGTACAACTCCTCGACGAAAACCCAAACTCTTTAAACAAGTCCATTCTTCTCAAAAAGGTCCAGTGGGCAGATAACAGGAAGTACAGTTGCAAACTCACCATCACTACACAGAAGGCCAAAAGTTTCAGGTGTAAAGGAAACAAGACCTTGTTGACGGTTTACG ACGCCATGACCTTTAACCTCACCGCCCACAACGACTCTCTGCTCCGCTGTGAAATAAACGTGACACGGGAACCTGGATTCGTTTTGTCCATCGTTAACAACGGATCCAAAACACAATCTGTCGACTCGGCTCCGGGAGTCCCTGTAGTGGCTCGGCCCTACGTCACCCTCTCTGTGACCATCTCCCTCAGGGGCGGAGGAAAATACGAGTGTCAGCTGCACCTGAATAAAGACCTGATAACGAAAAGCATCTTCCACCTGCCTCTGCCTG GTGTGGTGGAGTATCCAGAGCCGTGGGTCCTGTACGCGGCTCTCCTGCTGGTTCCTGTCCCCTTCCTGCTGGTTCTGGTACCTGCCCTGCTGTGCAGGTGCTGA
- the LOC128449605 gene encoding uncharacterized protein LOC128449605 isoform X1, whose protein sequence is MIKIIFPEWHNSGILTKLGWRAWVFLNFMVSGKIHNHNCLPGSKCIFAGSCCLVTVHQPPVITAALGHDVILPCQLSLSPDETLVTVPVLYWVLITQDAEGHRLWKPSEIYEGRVQLLDENPNSLNKSILLKKVQWADNRKYSCKLTITTQKAKSFRCKGNKTLLTVYDAMTFNLTAHNDSLLRCEINVTREPGFVLSIVNNGSKTQSVDSAPGVPVVARPYVTLSVTISLRGGGKYECQLHLNKDLITKSIFHLPLPGVVEYPEPWVLYAALLLVPVPFLLVLVPALLCRC, encoded by the exons ATGATAAAGATCATTTTTCCTGAGTGGCATAACAGCGGAATTTTGACTAAATTGGGATGGAGAGCGTGGGTGTTTCTCAACTTTATGGTCTCAGGTAAAATTCACAATCATAATTGTCTTCCAGGCTCTAAATGCATTTTTGCAG GCTCTTGCTGCCTGGTCACGGTTCACCAGCCCCCTGTGATCACCGCTGCTCTGGGTCATGATGTCATCCTGCCGTGCCAGCTCAGCCTCTCCCCCGATGAGACGTTGGTGACTGTACCGGTTCTGTACTGGGTGTTAATAACACAGGACGCTGAGGGGCACAGACTGTGGAAACCTTCTGAGATCTATGAGGGACGTGTACAACTCCTCGACGAAAACCCAAACTCTTTAAACAAGTCCATTCTTCTCAAAAAGGTCCAGTGGGCAGATAACAGGAAGTACAGTTGCAAACTCACCATCACTACACAGAAGGCCAAAAGTTTCAGGTGTAAAGGAAACAAGACCTTGTTGACGGTTTACG ACGCCATGACCTTTAACCTCACCGCCCACAACGACTCTCTGCTCCGCTGTGAAATAAACGTGACACGGGAACCTGGATTCGTTTTGTCCATCGTTAACAACGGATCCAAAACACAATCTGTCGACTCGGCTCCGGGAGTCCCTGTAGTGGCTCGGCCCTACGTCACCCTCTCTGTGACCATCTCCCTCAGGGGCGGAGGAAAATACGAGTGTCAGCTGCACCTGAATAAAGACCTGATAACGAAAAGCATCTTCCACCTGCCTCTGCCTG GTGTGGTGGAGTATCCAGAGCCGTGGGTCCTGTACGCGGCTCTCCTGCTGGTTCCTGTCCCCTTCCTGCTGGTTCTGGTACCTGCCCTGCTGTGCAGGTGCTGA